AGGATTTACATATTGCATTACAGGAATCAGAAAGACTGAATCTTAAATTGCCAGGGTTACAGCTCGCTCATGATATGTATGCAGATTTACTTGCAAAAGGTTATGGGGAAAAAGGAACGCAAGTTCTGATTAAAAAATATATAAAGTAAGATGTAAACAAGTATGATATCTGCTTTATGTTTAGTGTGTAAAAAATACACAAGGGCAAATCTGTTGTACAGTAAATGGAGAGCGTCTACTTGCGAATAATCCACTGAGCGTAAAATCCGCATACTTACTCACTAATTGCACATGCTCTTTACTATAGTATGAGCGAAAAGGAGGGAGTTATGATGTGGGATTTTTGGTTATGGCCCATGGTGTTTGTAGCAGCCATTATGCTGGGGATCGGACTAGCTGGAGTTAGGAAAACAAGTCGTTCTTTTCAGTTGAACGAAAAGAACAAAATACCTGATATTGCAGCGGAGCATCCATATGCAATGAACCCGTTACTGTGGATCATCATGGTTGCTTCAGCTTTTATCTTTGTCGTCATTTTTTATTACTGGGCCTCTTTCTATTCATGAAAGAGGTTTTTTTGTTTTGTGAATCCGCTTTCTTTTGAGGTGGGAATTGGCTTTTTGTGGTATGATAGATATGAAGCTGTAAACGGACTTTTAGGTACATGTATGTAGATGAAGAACAGAAGGAGCGATCACCAATGGTTTCTATAAACAATAAAGATTTTCTTACCGCGCCCATCGTAGATCAAATTATTTCTTCGGAAAAAGTTGCTCACGTGCAAATTGGCAATAATGCAGAGCATGCATTACTAGTTTTGACCAAGACAGGCTATTCTGCCATCCCTGTACTGGATAATCAGTATCATTTGAAAGGGCTCCTCGGGATCGGAATGATTACAGATTCTATTTTAGGTATGGAACGCATTGAATATGAAAGATTAGAAGATATAAAAGTAGATGAAATTATGGATACGAATCTACCAACGATTCGTGTGAATGACCGTTTTCAACGTGCAGTAGATTTATTGATTAATCATCCGTTTTTATGCGTCACTGAAGAAGATGGAACATTTGCCGGCATTATTACGAGACGTGTGGTTATGAAAGAATTTAAAAAGTACATTTACAACGTGTAATACATCTACTGGAATAGAGCAGTAAAGCAAGTACTATAGTAAAATGGTAAAGGGCTCCGATAGAGGAGTCTTTTTCTAATAGAAGGAGTTGAAATAGCTGTGCGCAAGGAAACGAATCGGCCCTTTGTTCTTGCTGCCGTGATGCTTGCTATGTTTGTAGGGGCAGTGGAGGCGACAATTGTTACTACTGCGATGCCGACGATTGCTTCTGAATTAGGTGGGTTTTCACGATATAGTTGGATATTCTCATCTTATTTATTAATGAGTACTGTGACGGTGTTAATTTATGGAAAGTTAGCGGATTTATTTGGGCGAAAGCCAATTTTTTTTATGGGCTTGACGATTTTTTTGATCGGTTCCATACTTTGTGGCTTTGCCGTCTCGATGGAGCAGTTGATCGTCTACCGCCTTATACAAGGTCTAGGAGCAGGGGCTGTTATGCCG
This window of the Sporosarcina ureae genome carries:
- the cbpB gene encoding cyclic-di-AMP-binding protein CbpB translates to MVSINNKDFLTAPIVDQIISSEKVAHVQIGNNAEHALLVLTKTGYSAIPVLDNQYHLKGLLGIGMITDSILGMERIEYERLEDIKVDEIMDTNLPTIRVNDRFQRAVDLLINHPFLCVTEEDGTFAGIITRRVVMKEFKKYIYNV